From Carcharodon carcharias isolate sCarCar2 chromosome 36 unlocalized genomic scaffold, sCarCar2.pri SUPER_36_unloc_7, whole genome shotgun sequence, one genomic window encodes:
- the LOC121274464 gene encoding leucine-rich repeat-containing protein 71-like — PESPSPVFFLQAAEILNPLIDFAEHRDGNVYLPGNLCLMSLNLTHNQITETGLKAFLTMVKTQTHNVKQSPDGRTTSGLLRLSITRNAFALTCETYTLLQELMLTRDPVAKHQVICSPTPLHDEQQ; from the exons CCCGAGTCACCGAGTCCTGTGTTCTTCCTGCAGGCTGCCGAGATTTTGAATCCGTTGATTGATTTTGCCGAGCATCGGGACGGTAATGTGTATCTCCCTGGAAACCTTTGCCTCATGAGCCTTAACCTGACAC atAATCAGATTACGGAGACTGGTCTGAAAGCTTTTCTGACAATGGTTAAAACGCAGACACATAACGTGAAGCAGAGCCCTGATGGGAGGACAACGAGTGGACTGTTGAGGCTGTCGATAACG AGGAATGCTTTTGCTCTGACGTGTGAAACGTACACACTGCTTCAGGAGCTGATGTTAACTCGAGATCCCGTTGCCAAGCATCAAGTGATCTGCTCTCCAACGCCACTGCACGATGAGCAACAGTAA